In a single window of the Rhizoctonia solani chromosome 16, complete sequence genome:
- a CDS encoding proteasome activator complex subunit 4, with the protein MSETSDDHINGNDSELASIAVYRAHLPYETETPEEMTKLLESIVAKIVICIRAKEWEMLGNWNHRLQGWMSLKYPMPREVRVRLAKLYYGLCILPGIEPSRYQEWADILGQLIYVKAGHKLRLELDELQLDWLPLWRRCQREIWPSQRAMDSSRNVMNILLYVAEVSRFYYPPSEIPRMLDEFIPLVTQDSIQTMIIVITSFISPSHPDIYLPALFKIWEAFNSTVVDDRLIHVMGNLAEEHCAGKDGRWGEGSTERRDIGIFTEQQWTLLMSKCLGSMSVPVGQSQSSSSTSSHADKSTRQPTKVKKSDSRTQSLAVLLVYSMAHDGPVRVQDSAIGFVAGSRALDSLDKLITSVESFFHPSNAGQWTLILVSFLQRITYEFNRRWYEETSSKCKIPEKWRLNLQIRRAFVSILKTPALLAIFSKDQIASSFAQGSLKSMIMLEPQLLMPDILERAYSGLESVNETHRTTVVMNSLTGIALPLASSNHWLGGQKHIVPLLELAIPGIDLNDPGKTVCAPPVPETPGAIGDTDPDIPVGPFTTMGPEEEDSLTRQSTGAFSDWITSFFRRVFHLLENLPEEGSNKKTGGKSEEQVLKALRSALDVVTYHLSDPMFDLVLKLVFDYASTNARANSIRAFGYVVACLSRARPKDTLAKFLPHCVHQVEVELAAGASSVRTTAAHAVISSDTTLLWNMGILRGILGYGGQEDPDMNQTHNRKWGTVMEAKDAVLDWHVPSSEEIDFAIEILDQVVDPSIEIFNGAIDAPDSQRDGVWRNDLCRHLHVIRSTWSGLAMIIWLDKSRAVNSLLEEDVETEELIPQAMAIKSGFVLQDPADDRYQRVLAHRARFGQLLHHAAAALKSTDTEDHIDLVMSVLRGIDTFLLDYGVTRDTYAGVAKQYEVAKQLTRLHAKQKAFPRLVWIKRAQSYHALRCHFASMYQRRSELDDQIINDLFDFSISAYTRIRRQAQAVLHTIVGYYVRSTRMVVTRAFEELNKQVKLEKSSDPDRMKGALHVIWNKAIVGWVVSRMKKAATIVALSFYQLWRVRARISFRSRRLGFFAYISRASITKIHRKTIGSLINEVVPKLAPELFETYSLTHDDSSLDGILKDLESVGFSPADEQLLNRVMTKRSSRISKYDADYSTMTKEIAQVCLKPRTHWRYLQFGLRVLSATLRKDRVPEDIVVQAFANNSTSDFSTLRWYAQRAIVKLMKHIKLRAYSPNDVYGPLVNPLHRHIDVQDGPALLDSLNSTCSYEDQSAIFVDWIENTGFLAWTPSVKAYVVPPDNSTLSWDPASTNALHIIEEVINTRAFWEKLAQLYSQESARGNSSIELRDDNIDFIKSLFKMFGSRPLLNLLDTLDDLWKDEDKFKQRAAAEIMCGAMRGSKHWPRDAHLQLWSWVGERLQQIFDRVKPDTLRIWEGMLTTQIAKRDPRRHPHLIDFIKNLPVDFDNESAFYVNKTISTRCIVVEELGKRLGGWLDDYLVTLFDHVDNTHSEIRSAIAQNIHCIKQAQWHPVFSSVSLFLDACRDQIDPLQIRQTAHMDKIEALITQFPQWRAERLPPPKVNQSQYDKCGLTVLQWIWSAGHAADAPSIFPYVMPLLPEMFQMSNLNDSSELMMYSNAVLYLLSAVTPPLDYIEPIVNELIHAITSSPLWRVRLNALPILQVFYFRNLPSMTDAIIARIIGVLLECLKDDNVEVRQMAAKTLAGLLRCSKRDRIPELKASPPPHLFPRRAKLPDRKDPGYSEAIRVMHSAILGLCSLIDVYPYSVEKWMPPLCEVLARHTYDPAPISTTIRKCASDFKKSHTDTWHIDQLMFSEDEAAAFSTMLSGTSYSYLLIMDTVQGHAFQPPTLEDSRSPCPALNAAANHNYLPHSGKNLGPLQLCKAVHDLYGLSYPLAAIFAFGGVLICGSKGKLDLADLAKAHKIEHDASLAHMDLADGDNKNVCPRLVNQLVAQSTDGHKLSLRDFAKARVLRESQVPRPLRADQAIVARGESVLSVMVMGDGQFLDCKAASEWFGDERLPSGWTPQRPMARAVSYNRRIRKFSRLMASVKQDDHDKDT; encoded by the exons ATGTCCGAAACCTCTGATGACCATATCAATGGTAATGACAGCGAGCTCGCCAGTATTGCTGTTTACCGCGCACATCTTCCTTATGAGACAGAAACTCCGGAAGAAATGACTAAACTTCTGGAGAGCATCGTGGCTAAAATCGTTATATGCATTCGtgccaaggaatgggaaaTGCTCGGAAACTGGAATCATCGTTTGCAAGG GTGGATGTCACTCAAATATCCAATGCCACGCGAAGTCCGTGTTCGTCTAGCCAAGTTGTACTATGGATTGTGTA TCCTCCCTGGGATCGAACCAAGTCGTTATCAAGAGTGGGCCGACATTCTGGGACAACTCATTTATGTTAAGGCAGGCCATAAACTGCGTCTAGAGCTTGACGAATTACAACTCGATTGGCTCCCCCTATGGCGGCGTTGCCAAAGAGAGATATGGCCCTCACAGCGTGCTATGGATTCAAG CCGAAATGTGATGAACATTCTGCTATACGTCGCTGAAGTCAGCCGTTTCTACTATCCTCCTAGTGAAATCCCTAGGATGTTGGATGAATTCATTCCACTTGTCACACAAGAT TCGATTCAAACAATGATAATTGTTATCACGTCATTTATCTCACCAAGCCATCCAGACATCTATCTGCCAGCACTTTTCAAGATCTGGGAGGCTTTTAATTCAACCGTTGTTGACGATAGATTGATTCACGTAATGGGAAACCTTGCAGAAGAGCACTGTGCTGGTAAGGATGGGCGATGGGGAGAAGGAAGCACAGAACGACGAGATATAGGGATATTTACGGAGCAACAGTGGACCTTGTTGATGTCAAAATGTCTAGGCAGTATGA GTGTCCCCGTCGGTCAGAGTCAA TCTTCTAGTTCGACCAGCTCGCACGCTGACAAGTCAACCCGTCAACCAACCAAAGTGAAGAAGAGCGATAGCAGAACTC AATCTCTCGCTGTTTTACTCGTTTATTCTATGGCTCATGATGGTCCAGTGAGAGTACAGGATTCTGCGATAGGATTTGTGGCCGGCTCCCGCGCACTTGACTCCCTCGATAAACTCATCACTAGCGTAGAAAGTTTCTTCCATCCAAGCAATGCTGGGCAATGGACCCTCATC CTTGTTTCCTTTCTCCAGCGTATCACCTACGAATTCAATCGTCGATGGTACGAAGAAACTAGCTCTAAGTGTAAGATTCCAGAG AAATGGCGTTTGAACTTGCAGATAAGGCGTGCGTTCGTCAGTATACTGAAAACACCTGCTCTGCTTGCCATCTTTTCCAAAGATCAAATTGCTTCTTCATTTGCTCAGGGGTCACTCAAGAGTATGATTATGCTGGAACCCCAGCTTCTTATGCCCGATATACTCGAACGTGCATATAGCGGTCTCGAGAGTGTCAATGAGACTCATCGAACTACAGTCGTTATGAATTCGTTGACGGGCATTGCTCTACCTTTAGCATCTTCGAATCATTGGCTTGGTGGACAG AAACACATCGTACCTCTTTTAGAGTTAGCTATCCCCGGCATTGACCTCAACGACCCTGGGAAAACTGTTTGTG CTCCTCCTGTCCCCGAAACTCCTGGCGCCATCGGCGATACAGACCCGGATATCCCAGTGGGTCCCTTTACAACGATGGGGCCAGAAGAGGAGGATAGTCTAACTCGACAAAGTACGGGCGCGTTTTCCG ACTGG ATTACAAGCTTCTTCCGGCGTGTGTTCCATTTGCTCGAGAACCTTCCTGAAGAAGGatcaaacaagaagactGGAGGGAAATCAGAAG AACAAGTTCTCAAAGCTCTGCGAAGTGCACTGGATGTAGTCACTTATCATCTTTCAGACCCCATGTTCGATCTAGTGCTTAAACTCGTCTTTGACTACGCGTCGACTAACGCACGTGCCAATTCTATTCGCGCGTTTGGATATGTGGTTGCATGTCTTTCTCGCGCGAGACCAAAAGATACATTGGCCAAATTCTTACCACACTGTGTCCACCAGGTGGAGGTTGAATTGGCAGCTGGAGCATCTTCTGTGCGGACGACTGCTGCTCACGCAGTTATCTCTTCCGATACCACACTGCTGTGGAACATGGGAATATTGCGTGGAATCCTTGGTTATGGCGGCCAAGAG GACCCAGATATGAACCAGACTCATAATCGCAAGTGGGGGACGGTTATGGAGGCAAAAGATGCTGTGCTTGACTGGCATGTTCCATCGAGCGAAGAAATCGATTTTGCGATCGAAATCTTGGATCAAGTTGTTGACCCATCTATAGAAATCTTCAATGGTGCCATTGATGCGCCGGACTCACAACGGGACGGCGTTTGGCGTAATGACCTCTGCCG GCATTTGCATGTGATACGATCTACATGGAGCGGCCTGGCAATGAT AATTTGGCTCGACAAAAGCCGTGCCGTCAATTCACTGTTAGAGGAAGATGTTGAAACTGAAGAACTTATTCCTCAAGCAATGGCTATCAAGTCTGGGTTTGTTCTTCAGGATCCTGCTGACGATCGTTATCAGCGGGTTTTAGCACACCGGGCTCGCTTCGGCCAGCTTCTTCATCATGCCGCCGCAGCACTAAAGAGCACAGATACAGAAGATCATATAGACCTGGTTATGTCAGTCCTCCGTGGAATTGACACATTCCTCTTGGATTACGGTGTTACTCGAGATACATATGCTGGAGTGGCAAAACAATATGAAGTAGCCAAGCAGTTGACTCGTCTGCATGCCAAACAAAAGGCTTTTCCAAGGTTGGTTTGGATTAAACGTGCCCAGTCTTACCATGCACTGCGATG TCATTTTGCCTCTATGTATCAGCGCCGCTCGGAGCTAGATGACCAGATCAT CAACGACCTATTCGACTTCTCTATATCTGCATATACAAGAATTCGACGACAGGCACAGGCAGTCCTTCATACTATTGTTGGT TATTACGTTCGGTCAACGCGTATGGTCGTGACTCGTGCCTTTGAGGAGCTGAACAAGCAAGTCAAACTCGAGAAATCTAGTGATCCTGACAGGATGAAGGGGGCACTTCATGTCATCTGGAACAAAGCCATCG TTGGTTGGGTTGTGTCTC GGATGAAAAAGGCAGCGACTATCGTGGCCCTTTCCTTCTATCAGTTATGGCGTGTCAGAGCCAGGATAAG CTTTCGATCCAGAAGGTTAGGATTCTTTGCATACATTTCCCGAGCATCCATAACTAAAATCCACCGAAAGACAATAGGATCCCTGATCAACGAAG TCGTTCCCAAATTGGCACCAGAGCTTTTTGAAACGTATTCTCTGACACACGATGATAGTAGCTTGGATGGGATTCTGAAAGACCTCGAGAGTGTTGGATTTTCACCCGCCGATGAACAGCTACTCAATCGTGTTATGACCAAGCGGAGCAGCCGGATTTCGAAGTACGATGCCGATTACAGCACAATGACAAAGGAGATTGCACAGGTTTGTCTCAAACCTCGTACCCAC TGGCGGTATCTCCAGTTTGGTCTACGCGTGCTATCGGCTACTCTGAGAAAAGACCGCGTTCCAGAGGACATCGTTGTCCAGGCCTTCGCAAATAATTCTACATCAGATTTCTCGACACTTAGGTGGTATGCCCAACG AGCCATCGTGAAGCTCATGAAGCATATTAAACTTCGTGCTTACTCCCCTAATGACGTATATGGACCTCTCGTGAATCCATTGCACAGACATATCGATGTTCAGGATGGACCTGCTCTCCTCGACAGTTTGAACTCTACGTGTTCGTATGAAGATCAATCCGC GATTTTCGTCGACTGGATAGAGAATACTGGATTCCTCGCCTGGACCCCCAGTGTTAAAGCCTATGTTGTGCCCCCAGATAACAGCACATTGTCTTGGGATCCCGCTTCCACTAATGCACTTCACATTATCGAAGAAGTTATTAACACCAGAGCGTTCTGGGAGAAACTCGCGCAACTCTACTCACAGGAAAGTGCTAGAGGAAATTCCTCTATAGAACTACGAGACGATAATATTGATTTTATAAAATCTTTATTTAAG ATGTTTGGTAGTCGTCCTCTATTAAATCTCCTAGATACACTTGATGATCTCTGGAAAGATGAGGACAAGTTCAAGCAGAGGGCGGCGGCA GAAATTATGTGCGGCGCAATGCGCGGTAGTAAACACTGGCCTAGGGACGCTCATCTTCAATTGTGGTCCTGGGTAGGAGAGCGACTACAACAGATATTCGATAGGGTCAAGCCGGATACATTGCGCATATGGGAAGGAATGCTCACT ACCCAAATCGCCAAACGGGATCCCCGCCGTCATCCACACTTAATTGATTTTATTAAAAATCTGCCTGTGGATTTTGACAATGAAAGCGCATTTTACG TCAACAAAACCATTTCTACGCGCTGCATCGTTGTGGAAGAACTTGGGAAGCGCCTTGGTGGTTGGTTGGATGACTATCTAGTGACTTTGTTTGATCACGTCGATAACACCCATTCTGAA ATTCGATCAGCAATTGCACAAAATATACACTGTATCAAGCAAGCTCAG TGGCATCCAGTATTCTCTTCAGTGTCCCTATTCTTAGATGCTTGTCGCGATCAAATTGACCCTCTTCAAATTCGTCAAACTGCACACATGGACAAGATTGAAGCATTGATCACACAATTCCCACAATGGCGGGCAGAACGATTGCCTCCACCGAAG GTAAATCAATCACAATACGACAAATGTGGCTTGACTGTGCTGCAATGGATTTGGTCCGCTGGGCATGCCGCTGATGCTCCCTCGATCTTCCCTTACGTCATGCCACTCTTACCAGAAATGTTCCAG ATGAGCAATCTGAACGACAGCTCCGAATTGATGATGTATAG CAATGCCGTATTGTACCTACTGTCCGCAGTAACACCACCCTTGGACTACATAGAACCAATAGTCAACGAGTTGATACACGCCATTACATCTTCACCC CTCTGGCGTGTTCGCCTTAATGCTCTACCCATACTACAAGTCTTTTA TTTCCGGAATCTACCATCAATGACAGATGCTATTATCGCTCGTATCATTGGCGTATTGCTGGAGTGTCTCAAGGACGACAACGTTGAAGTCCGACAGATGGCAGCAAAGACTCTCGCAGGGCTGTTGCGTTGTTCCAAGCGTGATAGGATCCCCGAATTAAAGGCAAGTCCCCCTCCCCATCTATTTCCCCGG CGTGCAAAACTCCCTGATCGCAAAGACCCAGGCTACAGCGAAGCAATTCGAGTTATGCATTCAGCCATACTTGGACTTTGTAGCTTGATTGATGTGTACCCCTACTCGGTGGAGAAGTGGATGCCCCCCTTGTGTGAAGTTCTGGCTCGCCATACGTACGATCCCGCACCAATTTCCACCACCATTCGCAAATGCGCAAGCGACTTCAAAAAGTCGCATACA GACACCTGGCACATAGATCAACTCATGTTTAGCGAAGATGAAGCTGCAGCATTTTCTACCATGTTATCAGGAACATCTTATT CCTATCTGTTGATCATGGACACAGTACAAGGACATGCATTCCAACCTCCTACTCTCGAAGACAGCCGCTCACCCTGTCCCGCCTTGAATGCAGCAGCGAATCATAACTACCT GCCTCATTCGGGGAAGAACTTGGGGCCCCTCCAACTTTGCAAAGCCGTCCATGATCTTTACGGTCTCTCTTACCCATTGGCAGCCATATTCGCTTTCGGAGGTGTCCTAATATGCGGCTCCAAGGGGAAACTCGATCTCGCCGACCTCGCCAAGGCCCATAAAATCGAACACGACGCGAGCTTGGCACATATGGACCTTGCGGACGGAGACAACAAGAACGTATGCCCGCGGTTGGTTAACCAACTTGTCGCACAATCAACAGACGGACATAAGTTGAGCCTACGTGATTTTGCCAAAGCTAGAGTCTTGAGGGAAAGTCAAGTACCAAGGCCGCTGCGAGCTGATCAGGCCATAGTTGCGCGAGGCGAATCTGTTTTGAGCGTTATGGTTATGGGAGATGGCCAATTTCTGGACTGCAAGGCGGCCAGCGAATGGTTTGGCGACGAACGTCTACCATCGGGGTGGACTCCTCAACGTCCGATGGCAA GGGCTGTTTCGTATAATAGGCGAATTAGGAAGTTTAGTCGCTTAATGGCCAGTGTGAAGCAAGACGATCACGACAAGGATACGTAG
- a CDS encoding pyruvate decarboxylase, giving the protein MSLYLIERLKQLGVKHIFGVPGDFNLEFLDYIEDDDTLQWVGNANELNAAYAADGYARIKRSLSCIVTTYGVGELSALNGIAGAMSERVPVLHIVGVPSEALQQKHALLHHTLGDGVFSHFAKMSGPISAAVAKLHTTPTGTDGLPYEVDRVLSAALTQCRPVYLTFPTNLHHVKVPSKNLLTPLPHPHSAPLTPAALLEEHVTDSQADKELELVVGEIQRLFEASHDPVVLVDACAERFGVEGEVEKLVTATGVKFFTTPMAKGVLDESHESFGGVYVGANSLPAVRELVEKSDLVLAVGALKSDFNSGSFSWGVEVKHIVELHSTHTQIGYAHYPTVTFRTLLPALNEKLAESIAKHGPKTGTTRKQENLKLAEEQQAQAAEGPIKEVETEDAQRFGKGAITQAYLWARMGKWYRENDIIVSETGTSNFGIIDVPVPKNTSVVSQVLWGSIGYSVGAALGCALAAKEQGDRRVILFVGDGSLQLTLQEIGTMIRHELNPYIFVLNNDGYEIERCIHGPTRGYNNIQPYNHQLLLQALSNPDGSQPTKSYKVKSQTELNALLEDETFNKRETIQLIELIMPRDDVPRALKTQAQLTANANAGLS; this is encoded by the exons ATGTCCCTCTACCTCATTGAGCGGCTGAAGCAGCTCGGTGTGAAGCATATATTCGGTGTGCCCG GCGATTTTAATCTCGAGTTCCTCGACTATATTGAGGATGATGATACGCTGCAGTGGGTTGGAAATGCCAACGAATTGAACGCT GCCTACGCTGCCGATGGATACGCACGCATCAAACGATCGCTCTCT TGCATCGTAACAACCTACGGTGTAGGTGAACTCAGCGCCTTGAACGGAATCGCTGGCGCGATGTCTGAG CGCGTTCCTGTACTTCACATTGTCGGAGTTCCCAGCGAAGCATTGCAGCAGAAGCA TGCGCTACTTCACCATACTCTAGGCGATGGTGTATTTTCTCACTTTGCGAAAATGTCTGGCCCGATCTCCGCGGCGGTGGCCAAGTTGCACACCACTCCGACTGGCACCGATGGCTTGCCCTATGAAGTCGATAGGGTCCTTTCGGCTGCCCTCACGCAGTGTCGCCCAGTTTACTTGACATTCCCTACGAACTTGCATCACGTCAAAGTTCCGTCAAAGAACCTCTTAACACCACTTCCTCACCCCCATAGCGCCCCGTTAACCCCGGCTGCGTTGCTCGAGGAGCATGTCACTGACTCCCAAGCTGACAAGGAGTTGGAACTTGTTGTAGGGGAAATCCAGCGACTCTTCGAGGCAAGTCACGATCCCGTTGTGCTGGTCGATGCATGCGCCGAGCGGTTCGGCGTTGAGGGGGAG GTCGAAAAGCTGGTTACAGCTACCGGTGTAAAGTTTTTCACTACCCCCATGGCAAAAGGTGTTCTCGATGAGAGTCATGAATCGTTTGGAGGTGTTTATGTTGGTGCAAATTCTCTCCCGGCCGTCCGGGAACTTGTCGAGAAGAGCGATCTAGTTCTCGCTGTTGGCGCACTGAAATCAGATTTCAACTCCGGATCCTTCTCCTGGGGGGTGGAGGTCAAG CACATAGTCGAGCTTCACTCAACTCACACTCAAATCGGATACGCCCACTACCCAACCGTAACTTTCCGCACCCTACTACCAGCATTGAACGAGAAATTGGCGGAAAGTATCGCCAAGCATGGTCCAAAGA CTGGAACGACTCGCAAACAAGAGAACCTCAAGCTGGCTGAAGAGCAACAGGCCCAAGCTGCAGAAGGTCCGATCAAAGAAGTGGAAACAGAGGACGCCCAGAGGTTTGGAAAGGGCGCTATTACTCAAGCTTATCTCTGGGCCCGTATGGGCAAATGGTATCGCGAGAATGACATCATTGTCTCTGAGACTGG CACATCAAACTTTGGAATCATTGATGTTCCAGTGCCAAAAAATACATCTGTAGTCTCTCAAG TATTATGGGGCTCAATTGGTTACAGTGTTGGAGCTGCTCTCGGATGTGCATTGGCTGCAAAGGAGCAGGGAGATCGTCGTGTGATCCTCTTTGTTGGCGACGGAAGTCTTCAGCTTACCCTTCAAGAGATTGGCACAATGATCCGCCATGAGCTTAACCCATACATATTTGTTTTGAATAACGACGGATACGAGATTGAGCG GTGCATTCATGGACCAACTCGCGGGTACAACAATATCCAGCCTTACAATCATCAAC TTCTCCTTCAGGCACTTTCAAATCCCGATGGAAGCCAGCCAACGAAATCGTACAAGGTCAAGTCCCAAACTGAACTCAATGCTTTGTTGGAAGATGAGACCTTCAACAAGAGAGAGACCATCCAACTTATTGAGCTTATCATGCCGCGTGACGATGTCCCTAGAGCGCTCAAAACTCAAGCACAATTG ACTGCCAACGCGAACGCTGGGCTCTCTTGA
- a CDS encoding chalcone domain-containing protein produces the protein METARPRLEHRQYRDTDNPTPPEFPETGESVDSSSTVSTSQTLPPFLWKEHAVPGTEVKYLRTTGEVDEALQSVKGPFGFDIEWRPSFARGMREAPIALLQLARPDQIFLIQLSGMRKFPKILQNILEDYKIIKAGVGISGDAKKLWRDCGVSLLGAVELSKLARVSDPSRWGDAKSSELIGRASYPKQIPGQEGSSQLNASTTSLGLKLLGISLAGLAIHTWLLETYALDAQPNPTETEKLDPATSISFPTILQLDGEPKMTLLGLGVRRVSFLGINVYSVGFYADLSKVDAKVLRQCKSPEECINLLIQKTSCALRIVPTRATSYTHLRDGFIRTIQARQALRRKDGSLTTEQEEAGPNQSLDLIQSNNQCDTPTAFKKHQPLHIVLSSSATKPRELRLHQLGTIQDDWLATEFFLAYFHGTISPPLIEDVKQNVEAIWLPNLRVQRGTSVQ, from the exons ATGGAAACTGCCCGCCCACGACTCGAGCATCGTCAATATAGGGACACTGACAACCCTACTCCACCAGAGTTCCCTGAGACTGGAGAGAGCGTCGATTCGTCATCGACAGTGTCAACTTCTCAAACACTTCCCCCATTCTTATGGAAGGAGCACGCTGTCCCTGGAACAGAGGTGAAATATCTACGCACCACCGGAGAAGTTGATGAGGCTCTGCAATCGGTCAAAGG GCCATTTGGATTCGATATCGAATGGAGACCATCTTTTGCTAGAGGGATGCGAGAAGCACCTATTGCATTATTGCAGCTCGCGAGGCCAGACCAAATATTTCTAATCCAACTCAGTGGAATGAGAA AATTTCCCAAAATCTTACAAAATATTTTAGAAGACTACAAGATTATTAAAGCTGGCGTGGGTATTTCAGGAGATGCGAAGAAACTTTGGAGGGACTGTGGTGTGTCGCTACTTGGAGCAGTTGAGCTCAGCAAATTGGCCCGAGTGTCTGACCCTTCGAGATGGGGAGACGCCAAGTCCAGTGAACTCATAGG ACGTGCATCGTATCCCAAGCAAATCCCTGGTCAGGAGGGCAGTTCTCAGCTAAATGCTTCGACAACTTCATTGGGCTTAAAGCTGCTCGGGATCAGCCTGGCCGGATTAGCGATACACACATGGTTGCTGGAAACTTATGCGCTTGATGCGCAACCAAATCCCACCGAAACCGAAAAAT TGGACCCAGCTacttcaataagcttcccgACTATTCTCCAACTGGATGGGGAGCCCAAAATGACTTTACTCGGCCTTGGAGTCCGTAGAGTTTCATTTCTCGGAATCAACGTATATTCGGTTGGGTTTTATGCAGACTTGAGCAAGGTGGATGCCAAG GTGCTACGTCAATGCAAGAGCCCAGAAGAGTGCATCAACCTTTTGATCCAAAAAACCTCCTGTGCACTGAGGATAG TACCAACCCGAGCAACCTCTTACACGCATTTACGGGACGGGTTCATAAGGACAATACAAGCACGCCAGGCACTGAGGCGTAAGGATGGGTCACTGACCACCGAGCAAGAAGAGGCGGGTCCAAACCAATCACTAGATCTTATTCAATCGAATAACCAATGTGATACGCCAA CAGCCTTCAAGAAACACCAGCCTCTTCATATAGTTCTTTCTTCCTCCGCAACAAAGCCTCGTGAGCTCCGACTCCACCAATTAGGAACCATTCAGGACGACTGGCTTGCTACTGAATTCTTTTTAGCTTATTTCCATGGTACCATTTCACCCCCT CTCATTGAAGACGTGAAGCAAAACGTTGAAGCCATATGGCTCCCAAATCTGAGAGTCCAGCGGGGTACAAGCGTACAATAG
- a CDS encoding choline kinase, cytoplasm has translation MVASSHERTWPPSRSRGHPSLRFRTNSFILPSLAILISGSLSSSSAHPEPGAKTYDNIRYASIHAYSYRVTPNVGSTNGEQIAPSSPYLIVLFGDVEEVTEEGLRHADLKLEARIQDSSVSPSLVAGPASHSSSDLDFVNTRSKSGQDRQSIGRAHQRCVLRLIRGHCSRIPFVHPSPDPALKLFSLQLIAPRTVLLRIYGPSSSILISRADELHTLHLLSSNYRIGPRVYGTFQNGRVEEWFDSTRSRRKTCVMHPKVSWNGQESLYKNIVSWQGAAQETLVMLEAKERKGEIPPGHVWHGRREELNLGKFMRAWEAYWSWLQKWESEFGRSEMVFAHNDAQYGNLLYANKLAPGKPEHHRIIVVDFEYAGPNPAAYDIANHFHEWTADYHSDTPHVLTASRYPTREERRNFYFGSVEEFSFHGSGSSSSINSLGVPSHHSSSGSLFPIDLSTTRGQAELEEAISILDGQVYAWSPASHAHWIIWGIIQASDDITNGEISDFDYLHMLPIEWQVLQ, from the exons ATGGTCGCATCATCGCACGAACGTACTTGGCCGCCCTCGAGAAGTCGTGGTCACCCGAGCCTTCGATTCAGGACGAATTCGTTTATCTTGCCGAGCCTAGCCATATTGATCTCCGGTTCGTTATCATCGTCATCGGCTCATCCGGAACCCGGCGCCAAG ACATATGATAACATCCGATATGCAAGCATCCATGCTTACTCCTACCGCGTCACACCCAACGTCGGGTCTACCAACGGAGAACAAATCGCACCATCGTCCCCCTATCTCATCGTACTCTTCG GTGACGTAGAAGAAGTGACCGAAGAGGGGCTGCGCCATGCAGACCTCAAACTTGAAGCCAG AATACAAGACTCCAGCGTTTCGCCAAGCCTTGTTGCAGGTCCTGCAAGCCATTCGAGTTCCGACCTGGACTTCGTCAACACTCGATCCAAGTCTGGTCAAGATCGCCAAAGTATCGGGCGCGCTCACCAACGCTGTGTTCTTCGTCTCATACGTGGGCACTGCTCCCGCATCCCATTCGTCCACCCCTCACCTGACCCCGCACTCAAGCTCTTCTCGCTTCAACTTATCGCTCCACGAACTGTTTTACTCCGTATCTACGGCCCTTCGTCCTCCATCCTCATTTCTCGGGCAGACGAACTTCATACCCTCCATCTTTTGTCTTCCAACTATCGAATCGGACCACGAGTATATGGCACGTTTCAAAACGGCCGTGTCGAGGAATGGTTCGACTCGACACGCTCAAGAAGGAAGACATGCGTGATGCACCCAAA GGTATCATGGAATGGACAAGAGTCGTTGTACAAGAACATTGTTTCGTGGCAGGGAGCAGCACAAGAAACGCTTGTCATGCTCGAGGCCAAGGAACGAAAGGGTGAAATCCCTCCCGGACATGTTTGGCACGGTCGAAGGGAGGAACTCAATCTTGGAAAGTTCATGCGTGCATGGGAAGCGTACTGGAGCTGGTTGCAGAAATGGGAGAGCGAGTTTGGGCGGAGTGAAATGGTCTTTGCTCACAACGATGCGCAATACGGAAACCTGCTATATGCCAACAAACTCGCCCCTGGAAAGCCGGAACACCACCGC ATAATCGTTGTTGACTTTGAATATGCTGGCCCAAATCCAGCCGCTTATGACATTGCAAACCACTTCCATGAGTGGACGGCGGACTATCACTCGGACACGCCCCATGTTCTGACCGCCTCCCGTTACCCCACGCGTGAAGAACGACGGAATTTTTACTTTGG TTCCGTCGAGGAGTTCTCGTTCCACGGGTCTGGATCCTCTTCCTCGATCAATTCGCTGGGGGTCCCCTCCCATCATTCGTCTTCGGGGTCATTGTTCCCTATTGATCTGTCGACTACCCGAGGGCAGGCAGAGCTTGAAGAAGCGATCAGTATTCTAGACGGCCAAGTGTATGCATGGTCGCCTGCCTCACACGCTCACTGGATCATCTGGGGGATAATCCAGGCGAGCGACGATATCACCAACGGAGAAATCTCAGATTTTGACTATCTGCATATGCTGCCGATCGAATGGCAAGTTTTACAATGA